GCGCGAGCATCGTCGGCATCGCCAAGGGCGCGGGCATGATCGAGCCGAACCTCGCCACCATGCTCGTGTATGTCTTGACCGACCTCGCCGTCCCGCGCGACACGCTCCGCGCCATGCTCGCCCGCGTCGTCGATGACAGTTTCAACACCATCAGCATCGACAGCGACACCAGCACGTCCGACACCGTCGTGCTGCTCTCCTCCGGCAAAATCCCCGCCGCCGCCGATCACGCCGCCTTCGAAACCGCCCTCGCGCAGGTCTGCCGCGACCTCGCCGAGGATGTCGTCCGCAACGGCGAAGGCGTGCGCCACGTCATCCGCGTGCGCGTCGCCGGCGCGCCCGACCGCGCCACGGCCCGCGCGCTCGGCAAGGCCGTCGTCAACGCCCCGCTTTTCAAATGTGCCGTCGCGGGCAACGACCCCAACGTCGGCCGCCTCGTCCAGGCCATCGGCAAGCACGTCGGCGCGCACGCTCCCGGCCTCGACCTCGGCCGCCTGCGCGCGCGCATGGGCGGCATCGAGATCTTCGCCGGCGGCGCCTTCCAGCTCGACCCGCAAAAAGAGGTCGCGCTCGTCGCCCACCTGCGCGACGCCGAACTCTACGCCAGCGTGCCGACCGCCGACGGCATTTTCACGCCGCCGGTGAATTATCCCGCGCACGAACGCTGCGTGGAAATCGACCTCGATCTCGCGAGCGGCGCCGGAGCCTGCACCGTCCTCGGCGGCGACCTCACCCACGAATACGTGACGGAAAACGCCGACTACCGGAGCTGAGGCCAATCGGCCTTCAAGCAAGTTCCAAGCATCAAGTCCCAAGCGACAAGAAGAGCCCGCGCCGCTGAAAAATGCGAAGCGGCCCCGTAGCGCAGGCATCCTTGCCTGCCGTCGAACCTATCTTGCGCGAAGCGCGGCATTTTTCAGAAAAGACAATCAGCGGCGCTACGCGCCTTTTGGTTTCGACGGCAGGCAGGATGCCTGCGCTACGAAGCATCGGCGGGGACTTGCACGGTGTCGCGCGCCGGCGACGGCGCGTTTACGGTCGCACGGCCGCGATGGTTTGGAATAGTTGCGCCACCAGCTCGCGGATGTTTTTCGCGGCGGTTTCGGGCACCATCGCGTCCTGCAGCGACATCGGGCGCGGCATGATGGAGAACACGCCTGCGATGCCGATGCGGTTGATCGCCGCCGTGTCCTCGACGCCGCCCGCCAGGGCGATCACCGGCACGCCGCGCCGGGCCGCCGCCGCCGCGACGCCCTGCGGGGCCTTGCCCATCGCGGTCTGCGCATCCATGCGACCCTCCCCGGTGATGACGAGGCTCGCGCCATCGAGGAGATTTTCGAACCGGAGCGTCTCGAGCACCAGCGCGATGCCCGGTTGCAGGCGCGCGCCGAGAAACGCCAGCAGGCCGCCGCCCATGCCGCCCGCCGCGCCCGCGCCGGGTTCGGCGTCGATGTCACGGCCGGTGTGCGCTTTTATCACCGCGGCGAACTGGGCGAGCCCGCGGTCGAGCACGGCGACCATTTGCGGATCGGCGCCTTTTTGCGGGCCGTAAACATGCGCCGCGCCACGCGGGCCGGAAAACGGGTTGTCCACATCGCACGCGACGCGAAATTCCGCCTCGCGCAGCAATGGGTTCGCGCCGGAGCCGTCGATGCGCGCGATGGTTTTCAGGATTTTTCCACCGTGCCCGAGTTCGGTCCCGGCGGCATCGAGGAACCGGAATCCCAGCGCCTGCAACAGGCCCGTGCCGGCGTCGTTGGTCGCGCTGCCGCCGATGCCGAGAATGAAACGCCGGCAGCCGCGCCGGAGCGCGTCGGCGATCAATTCGCCCGTGCCGAGGGTCGTGGTTTCCATCGGATTCCGCTCGCCGGGCGGCACGAGCGGCAGGCCGCTGGCCGAGGCCATTTCGATGACGGCGGTGCGCCCGTCGCCGAGGATGCCGTAGGACGCGGCGACCGGGCGCATGAGCGGGCCGTGGACGGTGAGCGTGTGCGTCCGCCCGCCGGTGGCCCAGACCAGCGCCTGCACGGTGCCCTCGCCGCCGTCGGCCACGGGCACCTTGACCACCTCGCAGCGCGGGTGCACGGCTTTGATGCCGGCCTCGATCGCGCCGGCGACCTCAAGCGAATCGAGGCACCCTTTGAACGAATCCACTGCGACGACGATTTTTTTCATGGGGAGTTTCCGGAATAATAAAACAGGTTCGACGCTATTTTCGATGAAAAGTCCGGTTGTTTTAGTCACAGAGTTCACGGAGCGCGGACACAGAGGACACGGAGGAAGTTCAAAATCAAACCTCTGTGGACTCTGTGCCGGAGCTCTGTGTGCTCTGTGACTTGGTTTTGCTTCTTTGCCATGAAAAACAGCCATCAAAATAGCGAGGAACCATAAAAAAAGGCTGACGCGGCGAAGCGGCCTCGCGGCGGCTCACGGCGTGACGATGAGCTGCGCGCAGAGTTCTTTCTTGAAATAGGTCCGGGCAAAGGCGCGCAGGGCGTCGATGGTCACGGCGTCGATGTGGGCGTCGTAATTTTGCCAGTCGTTCACGGGCTGGCCGTAGAGGGCGTTGAGGCCGGCCTGCATGGCGCGCGAGGAATTGGTTTGCAGGCTCATGCGGCGGGCCGCCTTCAGCCGGGTCCGGCAGCGGGCGAGTTCGTCGTCCGCGGGGCCTTCGGTCTGGATGCGGCGGATCTCGGC
This genomic stretch from Termitidicoccus mucosus harbors:
- a CDS encoding bifunctional ornithine acetyltransferase/N-acetylglutamate synthase, whose translation is MPSTHLTFTSRDAHRAWLGGQAALPAGFRVGATRFDFTPREAPKPARMTLTLIALDRPTPDFAAVFTRNAFPGAPVIIGRRRLAEPSLGAIIINNKISNVCAPDGLETAARVCAETARHLGLAPEQVLPSSTGVIGWSLPAGAMVAALPQAVAALSAGSVLPAAEGIVTTDLYPKIRRAAVGRTGASIVGIAKGAGMIEPNLATMLVYVLTDLAVPRDTLRAMLARVVDDSFNTISIDSDTSTSDTVVLLSSGKIPAAADHAAFETALAQVCRDLAEDVVRNGEGVRHVIRVRVAGAPDRATARALGKAVVNAPLFKCAVAGNDPNVGRLVQAIGKHVGAHAPGLDLGRLRARMGGIEIFAGGAFQLDPQKEVALVAHLRDAELYASVPTADGIFTPPVNYPAHERCVEIDLDLASGAGACTVLGGDLTHEYVTENADYRS
- a CDS encoding glycerate kinase; the encoded protein is MKKIVVAVDSFKGCLDSLEVAGAIEAGIKAVHPRCEVVKVPVADGGEGTVQALVWATGGRTHTLTVHGPLMRPVAASYGILGDGRTAVIEMASASGLPLVPPGERNPMETTTLGTGELIADALRRGCRRFILGIGGSATNDAGTGLLQALGFRFLDAAGTELGHGGKILKTIARIDGSGANPLLREAEFRVACDVDNPFSGPRGAAHVYGPQKGADPQMVAVLDRGLAQFAAVIKAHTGRDIDAEPGAGAAGGMGGGLLAFLGARLQPGIALVLETLRFENLLDGASLVITGEGRMDAQTAMGKAPQGVAAAAARRGVPVIALAGGVEDTAAINRIGIAGVFSIMPRPMSLQDAMVPETAAKNIRELVAQLFQTIAAVRP